A genome region from Oxyura jamaicensis isolate SHBP4307 breed ruddy duck chromosome 25, BPBGC_Ojam_1.0, whole genome shotgun sequence includes the following:
- the HJV gene encoding hemojuvelin, translating to MGKAACSKSPGQLESPGFFLRALFFLLFCRHVSSQCKILRCNSEYVAATLNLRGSGRTAAYCNALRSYSHCTRKTARTCRGDLAFHSAVHGIEDLMIQNNCSKEGPTSPPRPRPPAPNHQGFESLDICNYEKSFLYKHGQPPSYQHCAAFGDPHIRTFHDDFHTCRVEGSWPLLDNDYLFVQATSAPVAKGSNATVTSKLTIIFKNMKECIDQKVYQAEIGNLPAAFEDGSVNGGERPGGSSLAIRELSPGRHVEIRAQYIGTTIAVRQAGRQLSFSIRAAEEVARAFTEEQDLQLCVGGCPRSQRISRSECCRGRATAEAARALCKEMLPVEDVYFQSCVFDVVTSGDANFTMAAHGALEDARVFLPDAEKLHIFQAGAGCPHVSPSFLLLLLLAASLWALQSRF from the exons TTTCTTCCCAGTGCAAGATCCTGCGCTGCAACTCCGAGTACGTGGCCGCCACCCTCAACCTGCGCGGCTCCGGCCGGACGGCGGCGTACTGCAACGCCCTCCGCTCCTACTCCCACTGCACCCGCAAGACGGCTCGCACGTGCCGGGGCGACCTGGCCTTCCACTCCGCCGTGCACGGCATCGAGGACCTGATGATCCAGAACAACTGCTCCAAGGAGGGCCCCACgtccccgccccggccccggcccccggctCCCAACCACCAGGGCTTCGAGTCTCTGGATATCTGCAACTATGAGAAGAGTTTCCTCTACAAGCACGGCCAGCCCCCCAGCTACCAGCACTGCGCGGCTTTCGGGGACCCCCACATCCGCACGTTCCACGACGACTTCCACACTTGCCGGGTGGAGGGCTCCTGGCCCCTCTTGGACAATGACTACTTGTTCGTGCAAGCCACCAGCGCCCCGGTGGCCAAGGGGTCCAACGCGACGGTCACGAGCAAG CTCACCATCATATTCAAGAACATGAAGGAGTGCATCGACCAGAAGGTCTACCAGGCTGAGATAGGCAACCTGCCCGCGGCCTTCGAGGACGGCTCGGTGAACGGCGGCGAGAGGCCGGGCGGCAGCAGCTTGGCCATCCGGGAGCTCAGCCCCGGGCGGCACGTGGAGATCCGAGCCCAGTACATCGGCACCACCATCGCCGTCCGGCAGGCCGGCCGCCAGCTCTCCTTCTCCATCCGGGCGGCCGAGGAGGTGGCGCGCGCCTTCACGGAGGAGCAGGACCTGCAGCTCTGCgtggggggctgcccccgcaGCCAGCGCATCTCCCGCAGCGAGTGCTGCCGCGGTCGGGCAACGGCAGAGGCGGCCCGGGCGCTCTGCAAGGAGATGCTGCCGGTGGAGGACGTCTACTTCCAGTCGTGCGTCTTCGACGTGGTGACCTCCGGGGACGCCAACTTCACCATGGCGGCTCACGGAGCCCTGGAGGATGCCAGGGTCTTCCTGCCCGACGCTGAGAAGCTGCACATCTTccaggctggggcaggctgcccGCAcgtctctccttccttcctcctcctcctcctcctcgccgctAGTCTTTGGGCTCTTCAGTCGCGCTTTTAA